A region of Parachlamydia acanthamoebae DNA encodes the following proteins:
- a CDS encoding transposase: MAEIKRLFEMDYAKSSRPFVHSKRELLNAILYILRTGCAWRDFPD; the protein is encoded by the coding sequence ATGGCAGAAATAAAGCGCTTATTTGAAATGGATTATGCAAAAAGTAGTAGACCTTTTGTACACTCTAAAAGAGAACTTTTAAACGCTATCTTATATATTTTAAGAACCGGTTGTGCTTGGCGTGATTTCCCTGATTGA
- a CDS encoding serine hydrolase, translated as MLHRFILFGSILVSAFFSLSAASPADEKMVALLKNFEKYAEEQRVLWKIPGMAIAIVKDQDVVLEKGFGQRGIKNTQPVDQNTLFQIGSLSKAFTSTLLAIANDRDLLKWEDKVIHHLPSFHLYDPWVTAEFQVNDLCAQRSGLPPYAGDYQATLGFSADEIFHHLAYIKPLTSFRADYAYQNSFFLVASKILENKLSATFPILLHREIFVPLNMKNSNASLHEYLASPNRAEWLMRLKNGSTEIVKEDFPFLNWNYTLGPAGGINSTVSDMSKWLILQANQGQFEGVELVSKKNMRFLRRPGIYAGELEEHNMFYAQGWLHIENTPYPVILHDGSTLGVYNVAAFIPEEKLGIVILTNVRNTRLALALALQFFDQYFGKPDKNWSQHFLEQSQKAEPKTEAPQNISPPLPLHLYTGTYINPIYGELLVKIENKNLVLSLGKITQTFTLSHWDRDIFTLEDPFSGELPSKVSFLLNKDGIVSTVQLEFLSKEGAGDFIKK; from the coding sequence ATGCTTCACCGATTTATTTTATTTGGATCGATTCTTGTTTCGGCTTTCTTTTCTTTATCTGCCGCATCTCCCGCTGATGAAAAAATGGTTGCTCTTCTCAAAAACTTTGAGAAGTATGCTGAAGAACAGAGGGTCCTTTGGAAAATTCCCGGTATGGCCATTGCGATTGTAAAAGATCAAGATGTGGTTTTAGAAAAGGGATTTGGTCAACGAGGAATCAAAAATACTCAACCAGTGGACCAAAATACACTTTTCCAAATCGGTTCCTTAAGCAAGGCATTTACTTCTACATTGCTCGCGATTGCGAATGATCGTGATTTATTAAAATGGGAAGATAAAGTGATCCATCACTTGCCCTCTTTTCACTTGTACGATCCATGGGTCACAGCAGAATTTCAGGTCAATGACTTGTGCGCACAACGAAGTGGATTGCCTCCTTATGCAGGTGATTATCAAGCGACTCTAGGATTTTCTGCAGATGAAATTTTTCACCACCTCGCCTATATCAAACCCCTCACTAGTTTTCGTGCTGATTATGCCTACCAAAATAGCTTTTTCTTAGTCGCTTCCAAAATCTTGGAAAATAAGCTATCTGCAACCTTCCCGATTCTTCTGCACAGAGAAATCTTTGTTCCGTTAAACATGAAAAATTCAAACGCTTCACTACATGAATACTTAGCTTCGCCCAATCGAGCAGAATGGCTGATGCGTTTAAAAAATGGGTCCACCGAAATAGTGAAAGAAGATTTTCCTTTTCTTAACTGGAATTATACTCTGGGACCTGCTGGAGGGATCAATTCCACGGTTAGTGACATGTCGAAATGGTTAATTTTACAAGCCAATCAGGGGCAATTTGAAGGTGTGGAGCTTGTCTCCAAAAAGAACATGCGTTTTTTAAGACGTCCTGGCATTTATGCAGGGGAATTAGAAGAACATAACATGTTTTATGCACAAGGCTGGCTCCATATAGAAAATACCCCCTATCCTGTCATTCTACATGACGGATCCACTTTGGGAGTTTACAATGTCGCCGCCTTCATTCCAGAAGAAAAATTAGGCATCGTGATTTTAACCAATGTCAGAAACACCCGTTTAGCTTTAGCCCTTGCCTTGCAATTTTTTGACCAGTACTTTGGCAAGCCAGACAAAAATTGGAGTCAACACTTTTTAGAGCAATCTCAAAAAGCTGAACCTAAAACAGAAGCTCCTCAAAATATTTCGCCTCCTCTTCCCCTGCATTTATATACAGGAACTTATATCAATCCTATCTATGGCGAGCTTCTTGTAAAAATAGAAAATAAAAATTTGGTTCTTTCATTAGGCAAAATAACGCAAACTTTCACTCTCTCCCATTGGGACCGAGATATTTTTACTTTAGAAGACCCTTTTAGTGGAGAGCTCCCCTCCAAGGTTTCGTTTTTGTTAAATAAAGACGGGATTGTCTCCACTGTGCAGTTAGAGTTTTTATCTAAAGAAGGGGCGGGAGATTTTATAAAAAAATGA
- the kdsA gene encoding 3-deoxy-8-phosphooctulonate synthase: MGQKDLVIMSGPCVIESEEHTLKAAETLQKIFEPFKSVKLIFKSSYDKANRTSVHSFRGPGLEEGLRILQKVREQTGLAVVTDIHSAEEAIAASQVCEIIQIPAFLCRQTDLIIAAGKTGAIVNVKKGQFMAPWDMKNVVEKIHSTGNHQVILTDRGASFGYNNLVSDMRAIPIMQQFGVPVCFDATHSVQLPGGQGSVSGGQREFIPVLAKAAVAAGVDCLFIESHPDPKHAKSDAATVMDFKELPKLLRLLESLYQLMRQDLDE, from the coding sequence ATTGGCCAAAAAGATCTTGTGATTATGTCAGGACCGTGTGTCATCGAAAGTGAAGAGCATACACTTAAAGCTGCAGAAACACTTCAAAAAATCTTTGAACCTTTTAAATCAGTCAAACTCATCTTTAAATCGAGCTATGATAAAGCAAATAGAACCTCTGTACATTCTTTTCGTGGACCTGGATTAGAAGAGGGGTTGCGTATTCTTCAAAAAGTTCGCGAACAAACGGGATTGGCTGTTGTCACAGACATTCACTCTGCTGAAGAAGCTATTGCAGCAAGTCAGGTGTGCGAAATTATCCAAATTCCTGCTTTTTTATGCAGACAGACAGATCTGATTATTGCTGCAGGAAAGACTGGGGCAATAGTCAATGTGAAGAAAGGGCAATTTATGGCTCCTTGGGATATGAAGAATGTGGTAGAAAAAATCCATTCAACTGGCAACCATCAGGTGATTCTAACGGATAGAGGTGCGTCTTTTGGATACAATAATCTAGTTAGCGATATGCGTGCCATTCCGATCATGCAACAATTTGGTGTACCTGTTTGCTTTGATGCGACGCACTCTGTCCAGTTGCCTGGAGGACAGGGAAGTGTATCGGGAGGACAGCGTGAATTTATCCCTGTTTTAGCTAAGGCGGCAGTGGCGGCTGGGGTAGATTGTCTATTTATAGAATCACATCCAGACCCTAAGCATGCTAAAAGCGACGCAGCAACAGTTATGGATTTTAAAGAATTGCCGAAACTACTTAGATTACTGGAATCTCTGTATCAACTCATGCGACAGGATTTAGATGAGTAA
- a CDS encoding class I SAM-dependent methyltransferase, with translation MNEIIVSLPNIADGEDKSSILGNRIRKNYRHIRKWAKRTNTDCFRIYDREIPQYPLTIDFYDGRFCVHYFSRTREKEELPAELEVEVVQVLSKIFAINPDKVFWKTRAKHKETRQYEKEDDSREFFSVLEYGVKFRINLLDYLDTGLFLDHRETRQLVAATANGKRLLNLFAYTCSFSVQAAAAGASFTKSVDMSNTYTAWGEKNFLLNKFSLKNNPVVRADCLKFLDQEIRSGEKYDIIVIDPPTISRSKKMDQLFDVQVDYIYLISKSLKLLSPEGVIYFSTNSRKFVFDESNFAGCKIFEISSKTLPIDFHDPKIHRCWKIVKSA, from the coding sequence ATGAATGAAATCATTGTATCCCTTCCCAATATTGCGGATGGGGAAGATAAAAGTTCCATTTTAGGAAATCGCATTCGCAAAAATTATCGCCATATTCGCAAATGGGCTAAGCGTACCAATACGGATTGCTTTCGCATTTATGATCGAGAAATTCCTCAATATCCTTTAACGATTGATTTTTATGATGGACGCTTTTGTGTGCACTATTTTTCGCGCACACGTGAAAAAGAAGAGCTTCCAGCTGAATTAGAGGTGGAAGTGGTCCAAGTTTTATCAAAGATTTTTGCAATCAATCCAGATAAGGTTTTTTGGAAAACGCGTGCTAAGCACAAGGAAACACGGCAGTATGAAAAAGAAGATGATTCCAGAGAATTTTTTAGCGTTTTAGAATATGGAGTCAAATTTCGTATCAACTTATTGGATTATTTAGATACCGGTCTTTTTCTCGATCACCGGGAAACGCGTCAGCTTGTGGCTGCGACAGCTAATGGGAAGCGTCTTCTTAACTTATTTGCTTACACATGCTCATTTAGTGTCCAGGCTGCCGCTGCAGGCGCAAGTTTTACGAAAAGCGTGGATATGTCAAATACTTACACGGCTTGGGGAGAAAAGAATTTTCTATTAAACAAATTTTCTCTTAAAAATAATCCAGTTGTACGTGCTGACTGCCTAAAATTTTTAGATCAGGAAATCCGATCAGGAGAGAAATATGACATCATTGTGATCGATCCTCCTACTATTTCCCGTTCAAAAAAAATGGATCAGCTCTTTGATGTACAAGTCGACTACATTTATTTGATCTCTAAGTCTCTAAAGCTTCTTTCTCCTGAAGGGGTGATTTATTTTAGCACGAATTCACGCAAATTCGTTTTTGATGAGTCGAATTTTGCTGGCTGTAAGATTTTTGAGATTTCTTCGAAGACATTGCCAATTGATTTTCATGATCCTAAAATTCATCGCTGCTGGAAAATTGTCAAGTCTGCTTAA
- the lptB gene encoding LPS export ABC transporter ATP-binding protein: protein MTTPCLQVKKLVKSYGGRTVVNGLSFEVNQGEVVGLLGPNGAGKTTAFYMTVGLIRPDKGEVIFQGQDVTRQPMHLRARMGMGYLAQEPSVFRYLTVEENILSILEGLELSRADQKLRLEQLLAELHLEHLAKKKAIALSGGERRRLEITRALVTNPTFLMLDEPFANIDPISVDEVKEMISHLSNKNISILITDHNAREIFSIVDRSYLVFEGKVMLSGTVDELVQNPEARKGYFGEQFKL, encoded by the coding sequence ATGACAACGCCCTGTTTACAAGTTAAAAAATTAGTGAAGTCTTACGGTGGAAGAACCGTTGTCAATGGTTTGTCATTTGAAGTCAACCAGGGGGAAGTTGTGGGATTGCTCGGACCTAATGGAGCCGGTAAAACCACAGCTTTTTACATGACAGTTGGTTTAATTCGACCGGATAAGGGAGAAGTTATCTTTCAAGGGCAGGATGTCACTCGTCAACCCATGCATTTGCGTGCCAGGATGGGGATGGGATATCTAGCGCAAGAACCCTCTGTATTCCGTTATTTAACCGTTGAAGAAAACATTTTGAGTATTCTGGAAGGACTAGAGCTAAGTCGAGCAGATCAAAAACTCAGATTAGAACAACTTCTTGCTGAATTACATCTTGAGCATTTAGCGAAGAAGAAAGCCATTGCTCTTTCAGGGGGCGAGCGTAGACGTCTAGAAATTACGCGTGCTCTCGTTACAAATCCAACCTTTTTGATGCTGGATGAGCCTTTTGCAAACATCGATCCCATTTCTGTAGATGAAGTCAAAGAAATGATTTCCCATCTTTCAAATAAAAATATCAGCATTTTAATCACAGATCACAATGCACGGGAGATTTTCTCTATTGTGGATCGCAGTTACCTTGTTTTTGAAGGTAAAGTCATGCTTTCTGGAACAGTTGATGAGCTCGTGCAAAATCCAGAGGCTCGCAAAGGATATTTTGGTGAGCAGTTTAAACTGTAA
- a CDS encoding TIGR01459 family HAD-type hydrolase translates to MNEMPFPIYPSLSHIVSDFRGVLLDAYGVFWGGNSTGLIPGAKEAMEHLVASGKVVGVLSNSTQLASKEIKKLEGHGILEGKHFHFLVTSGEITREIFLNEALPFQTNYKKFWVFGGIHPHFSSHELIFQGTAYRETSDLDEADFIYTGIPHIEGEDQEDPEIFRQKIQEVIKKKLTLICSNPDRFAHEGNPPKPVVRQGSIAAIYEELGGSVFYIGKPYPTAYAKAIDCFAQNKIHDLSEILMVGDTPETDIRGARQCGIPSALILQTGMMRDRIASQGLENAIKNLSDHPNFFIGRLGDI, encoded by the coding sequence ATGAATGAAATGCCTTTCCCCATCTATCCCAGCCTTTCTCACATCGTTTCCGATTTTAGAGGCGTTTTGTTAGACGCATATGGTGTTTTTTGGGGCGGCAATTCCACCGGTCTTATTCCTGGTGCTAAAGAAGCGATGGAGCATTTAGTTGCCAGTGGAAAAGTGGTGGGTGTTTTATCAAATTCTACGCAACTCGCTTCAAAGGAAATAAAGAAATTGGAGGGACATGGAATTCTTGAAGGTAAACACTTTCACTTTCTTGTGACTTCAGGAGAAATTACTCGAGAAATTTTTTTAAATGAAGCCTTGCCCTTTCAGACCAACTATAAAAAATTTTGGGTATTTGGGGGCATTCATCCTCACTTCTCTTCACATGAATTGATTTTTCAAGGAACAGCTTATAGGGAAACATCTGATCTTGACGAAGCAGATTTTATTTATACTGGTATTCCACACATTGAAGGAGAGGATCAGGAAGATCCTGAAATTTTCCGGCAGAAAATTCAAGAAGTGATCAAGAAAAAATTGACGTTAATCTGTTCGAATCCCGATCGATTTGCTCATGAAGGCAATCCTCCCAAGCCAGTTGTCAGACAAGGTAGCATTGCTGCGATCTATGAAGAGTTGGGAGGATCAGTCTTCTATATTGGTAAGCCTTATCCAACAGCTTATGCGAAAGCAATAGATTGTTTTGCGCAAAATAAGATCCACGACCTTTCAGAAATTTTAATGGTAGGAGATACCCCTGAAACCGATATTCGAGGGGCTCGTCAATGTGGCATTCCTTCTGCGTTAATTCTTCAAACCGGAATGATGAGAGATCGCATTGCATCGCAGGGGTTGGAAAATGCTATAAAAAATCTTTCTGATCATCCAAATTTCTTTATTGGCCGATTAGGCGATATTTGA
- a CDS encoding F-box protein translates to MENEENGLMETLIPYEVLQIIIYNLDDKNFVNSRLVNRRWNSAYKDTGKIKIRKNQNATRIFLGLFKSSSELRSIFGQYLEERTFIKENFKQNAKDFEVLLPQLNWVDKRDFKSFSKNFLEKAAETEAKVEGLVSILENELGKHKNLVIFLEKFLDQVDNCQDYLKFLELEAKFNKHLQLAFYRSIKMLHFNDLDDLLKSLEETGESNNFYHLNPIIQTLHDITNPETSEKELNILVKKLMQDEQIDPSITIDITLKIIMKTKYSALREWGEYIAINKLNVGDVEKIVRIVNNIPTSGFRSLMIESIFDAYMKQRDLQRAVLLANMKPIETSSNAILTILDEGRKVKDFTVILKLMESIQDENIKKKVINGLANQLVSRSRIDEISALVKIAKGMEPQEDELISYVDSLLSSIALQFAEIENFSQARAFAKKIQSKKLKKTILAKVNLKSPPGRIKSVLAHLAGK, encoded by the coding sequence TTGGAAAATGAAGAAAATGGATTAATGGAAACTTTAATTCCTTATGAAGTTCTTCAAATAATTATCTATAATTTAGATGATAAAAACTTTGTAAATTCTCGTTTAGTAAATAGACGATGGAACTCCGCATACAAAGATACTGGTAAAATTAAAATAAGAAAAAATCAAAATGCAACTCGGATTTTTCTTGGGCTATTCAAAAGTTCATCTGAACTGAGATCTATCTTCGGTCAGTATTTGGAAGAGCGTACTTTTATAAAAGAGAATTTTAAGCAGAATGCTAAAGATTTTGAAGTCCTTTTACCCCAATTAAATTGGGTAGATAAAAGAGATTTTAAAAGTTTTTCCAAGAACTTTTTGGAAAAGGCTGCAGAAACTGAAGCAAAAGTTGAGGGGCTTGTTAGCATTCTAGAAAATGAATTAGGCAAGCATAAAAATTTAGTAATCTTTCTTGAGAAATTTTTGGATCAAGTTGATAATTGCCAAGATTATTTAAAATTTTTGGAGTTAGAGGCTAAATTTAACAAACATCTGCAGTTAGCTTTTTACAGAAGCATAAAAATGCTTCATTTTAATGACTTAGATGATTTACTTAAATCTCTTGAAGAGACAGGCGAATCGAATAATTTTTATCATCTAAATCCTATTATTCAAACATTACATGACATTACAAACCCAGAAACGAGTGAAAAAGAGCTAAATATATTAGTCAAAAAATTAATGCAAGACGAGCAAATCGATCCATCCATCACGATTGATATTACCCTCAAAATTATTATGAAAACGAAGTATTCGGCTTTGCGAGAGTGGGGTGAATACATTGCTATAAATAAATTAAATGTGGGCGATGTTGAGAAAATCGTACGGATTGTTAATAACATCCCTACTTCAGGTTTTCGAAGTTTAATGATTGAAAGCATTTTTGACGCATATATGAAGCAAAGAGATTTGCAAAGAGCGGTTTTATTGGCTAACATGAAGCCAATCGAAACATCTTCAAACGCCATTCTTACCATTTTAGATGAAGGAAGGAAGGTAAAAGACTTCACTGTGATTCTAAAATTAATGGAATCCATACAGGATGAAAACATCAAAAAGAAAGTGATAAATGGTCTTGCTAATCAATTGGTCAGCCGAAGTCGAATTGATGAAATTTCAGCTCTTGTGAAAATTGCAAAGGGAATGGAGCCTCAGGAAGATGAGCTAATCTCTTATGTAGATAGTTTACTGTCTTCTATTGCATTGCAATTTGCTGAGATTGAAAATTTTTCTCAAGCACGTGCATTTGCAAAAAAAATCCAATCGAAAAAGTTAAAAAAGACTATTCTAGCTAAGGTAAATCTGAAAAGTCCCCCAGGAAGAATTAAGTCTGTTTTGGCACATTTAGCAGGTAAATAA
- a CDS encoding replication-associated recombination protein A, protein MLPPLSERLRPSSFTEIVGQPHLLGPDGFITRTIKQGKPLSIILWGPAGTGKTSIARLYAQAFNIPFQSLSAIFSGVADLKKVVKEAEERPLFKGTLLFVDEIHRFNKAQQDAFLPFLEKGSIVLIGATVENPSFYLNDALLSRTRVLKLNPLDDIALEQLLQRYETRVKKLNLDDQARRYLIQLSQGDGRYLYNLLENIENVESIEPIDVQRLQTILQARSPVYDRASDQHYNLISALHKAIRGSDPDAALYWFARMLNGGEDPLYLARRLIRVASEDVGQADPQALPLTIAARDAYQMLGSPEGELALAQIVIYLALAPKSNATYMAFKHAKQIAQQTSHLNPPATILNAPTRVMKELGYSQGYMYDHDTPHGFSGQNYFPEEMERQSFYEPVERGFEREMKKRLDYFGNLRNKLSS, encoded by the coding sequence ATGCTGCCCCCGCTATCTGAACGTTTACGTCCTTCTTCATTTACAGAGATTGTGGGGCAGCCTCATCTTTTAGGTCCAGATGGTTTCATTACCCGCACAATCAAGCAAGGAAAGCCTCTTTCAATCATCTTATGGGGTCCTGCTGGTACAGGAAAAACATCAATCGCCCGTTTATATGCCCAAGCTTTTAATATTCCATTCCAGTCGCTAAGCGCCATTTTTAGCGGCGTGGCCGACTTAAAAAAAGTGGTCAAAGAAGCGGAAGAACGTCCTTTATTTAAAGGCACACTGCTTTTTGTGGATGAAATTCACCGTTTTAATAAAGCCCAGCAAGATGCCTTCCTCCCCTTTCTTGAAAAAGGATCAATCGTCTTAATTGGAGCAACTGTCGAAAATCCTTCCTTTTATCTAAATGATGCCCTTCTTTCTCGCACACGTGTCCTAAAACTTAATCCCCTCGATGATATTGCTTTGGAACAACTCTTACAACGCTATGAAACACGTGTAAAAAAGTTAAATTTAGATGACCAAGCACGCCGTTACCTGATCCAACTCTCTCAGGGAGATGGACGCTATCTTTATAATCTCTTAGAAAACATTGAAAATGTGGAAAGCATAGAACCTATTGATGTACAGCGCTTACAAACTATTTTGCAGGCCCGCTCCCCTGTTTATGATCGAGCTTCTGATCAACATTACAATTTAATTTCTGCCCTTCATAAAGCAATCAGAGGGTCTGATCCAGATGCAGCGCTCTATTGGTTTGCGCGGATGCTAAATGGGGGGGAAGATCCGCTATATTTAGCTAGGCGACTTATCCGAGTCGCCTCTGAAGATGTAGGTCAAGCTGATCCACAAGCCCTCCCTCTCACAATTGCCGCACGAGATGCCTATCAAATGCTGGGATCGCCAGAAGGTGAATTAGCACTCGCTCAGATTGTCATTTATCTGGCCCTAGCCCCCAAAAGTAACGCAACATACATGGCCTTTAAGCATGCTAAACAGATCGCTCAGCAAACGTCCCACCTTAATCCTCCTGCCACCATTTTAAATGCCCCAACGCGTGTCATGAAAGAACTCGGCTACAGCCAAGGTTACATGTATGACCATGACACTCCGCATGGTTTTTCTGGTCAAAACTACTTTCCAGAAGAAATGGAAAGACAAAGCTTTTATGAGCCCGTAGAAAGAGGATTTGAGCGAGAGATGAAAAAACGATTGGATTATTTCGGTAATCTTAGAAATAAATTGTCATCTTAA
- a CDS encoding M48 family metallopeptidase, whose product MSFDPNMQSPQQRGIGSRLIVAGLIILFGLFMFMSQSQENPVTGEKQHVSITPAQEVSLGLESAPEMAREMGGELPVSDPRTQEVQKMGNWIVNHTQAKKSPWKFEFHLLADADTVNAFALPGGQIFITWGLLKELQTEAQLAGVLSHEMGHVIERHAAQQMSKSQLGQFFILAVGTAASDSQGQGGGYNATMLASLVNQMIQLRYSRHDESEADQWGLKLMEETGYDPRAMIEVMEILKKAGGKSQTPAIFQTHPDPDLRIEQIKAYLKEHPPGPNVTEGKNLKELFRNSSVQEQQRQPSLLELLQQLQR is encoded by the coding sequence ATGTCATTTGATCCAAATATGCAATCCCCTCAGCAACGAGGAATTGGTAGCAGACTCATCGTTGCAGGCTTAATTATCCTTTTTGGCTTGTTTATGTTCATGAGCCAAAGTCAAGAAAATCCAGTGACTGGCGAAAAGCAGCATGTTTCTATTACTCCTGCGCAGGAAGTGAGCTTGGGGCTTGAATCTGCTCCTGAGATGGCCCGAGAAATGGGTGGCGAACTTCCAGTAAGTGACCCAAGAACGCAAGAGGTCCAAAAAATGGGTAATTGGATTGTCAATCATACCCAAGCCAAAAAAAGTCCTTGGAAATTTGAATTTCATCTATTGGCTGACGCAGATACAGTGAACGCTTTTGCTTTACCTGGTGGACAAATTTTTATCACATGGGGACTACTTAAAGAGCTCCAAACAGAGGCGCAACTTGCCGGAGTTTTGAGCCACGAAATGGGACATGTCATCGAAAGACATGCCGCCCAGCAAATGTCAAAGAGTCAACTGGGGCAATTTTTCATTCTAGCTGTTGGGACAGCTGCTAGTGACTCACAAGGGCAAGGTGGGGGCTACAATGCTACAATGCTAGCCTCTTTAGTCAACCAAATGATTCAGCTGCGTTACAGCAGGCATGATGAATCTGAAGCTGACCAATGGGGGTTAAAATTAATGGAAGAGACTGGCTATGATCCTAGAGCAATGATTGAAGTGATGGAAATTTTAAAGAAAGCTGGTGGCAAAAGCCAAACACCCGCTATATTTCAAACGCACCCTGACCCGGATCTTCGCATTGAACAAATTAAAGCCTACTTAAAAGAACATCCTCCAGGTCCAAATGTGACCGAAGGAAAAAATCTAAAAGAGCTATTTCGCAATTCAAGTGTGCAAGAACAACAACGTCAACCTAGTTTATTAGAGCTTCTTCAACAACTTCAAAGATGA
- the folK gene encoding 2-amino-4-hydroxy-6-hydroxymethyldihydropteridine diphosphokinase: MKKAFVGLGGNIGDSCSILGQALKHIEQLSGVFELKVSSFYLTTPVGPILQDHFVNAVCCFDTAYSATDLLTYLQNIEKLLGKVDKPKNAPRIIDLDLLFFDTEVHVTPRLQVPHPRWKERLFVLTPLADLVDELDVPSLDKKELVRVNLPQLLREFPNMHQETVSFLQEKIAI; the protein is encoded by the coding sequence GTGAAAAAAGCTTTTGTAGGTCTAGGAGGAAACATTGGAGATAGCTGTTCAATCCTAGGACAAGCACTAAAGCACATTGAACAACTTTCAGGTGTTTTTGAACTTAAAGTTTCCTCATTTTATTTAACGACTCCTGTTGGACCTATTTTACAAGATCATTTTGTAAATGCCGTTTGCTGTTTTGACACAGCTTATTCGGCCACAGATCTATTGACTTATCTCCAAAATATTGAAAAATTGTTGGGAAAAGTAGACAAGCCGAAGAATGCCCCACGCATCATTGATTTAGATTTGCTCTTTTTTGACACGGAAGTACATGTGACCCCTCGGCTTCAAGTTCCCCATCCTCGTTGGAAAGAGCGTTTGTTTGTTTTGACACCTTTAGCAGACTTAGTCGATGAATTAGACGTTCCCTCTCTCGACAAAAAAGAGCTTGTACGTGTCAATTTACCCCAGCTCTTGCGTGAATTTCCGAATATGCACCAAGAAACAGTGTCCTTTCTTCAAGAAAAAATAGCGATTTAA